CTGAATGGCGTCGGCATCGTGCACGGCGGCGCAATTTTCGCGCTGGCCGACCTGGCGTTTGCCGTCGCATCCAACTCCCACGGCCAGATCGCGCTCGGCATCAATGTGTCCATCGCATACCACAAGGGCGTCAGCTCCGGCACCTTGTATGCTGACGCCGAGGAGACCGCCTTCAACCCCAAGCTCGCGACCTATCAGATTCGCATCTCCAACGAGCAGGATGACACCCTTGCCAGTTTTCAGGGCACCGTCTATCGCAAGCGCGAGACGCTCGATCAGATTGTCCACTCAAGCGCCCACCAGGCTCAGAATTAGATCCTAAACCAGTTATACATCTTGGCTGATCGAATCGCTTGGTGGGACTAAGTGGATTATGTGTCGGTTAATCGCGAACCAATCGCAGCCCGATGCTCGGTGATTGAACTGTCGGCAACCAACCAGATCGGGAAGTCGATGAGTTTTCGCCGGCAGCTTGGCTCCAAGAACCCCCGCGAACAACTCGATAACCCTGGCTTAGTTGCAAACCACATTCCAATGCGTCGTTCAGATGATCCGGGTATTCCAGGAGATCATCCAAATAATCTGAATTGAAAGTTGAGCAGGTCCACTCCCCAACGTTTCCGCTAAGATCATAAAGGCCAATCAGGTTTGGCGCCAATTGCCCGACATCATGCGGATGACCCTCTGCGTTATCAAGATACCAAGCCAGGGAATTGATATCGTCGCCCCCGCAGAAATCTTGGTCAAGGCCACCACTGCGGCAAGCATATTCCCATTCTGCTTCCGTTGGTAACCGATAAGAACTGGAAGTAACCAGGTTGAGCCTCTCGATAAACAGTTGAGCTTCGTGCCAACTCACATTCTCGACTGGACAATTATCGCACTGGTAAAACCAACGTGATGGATCTTCTCCCATGATTGCCTGCCACAAGGACTGGGTTACCTCAAAGCGGC
Above is a genomic segment from Thiorhodovibrio litoralis containing:
- a CDS encoding PaaI family thioesterase encodes the protein MDESLVRKYFSGDRFAEYLGIELLEVSPGRARAKLAIDERHLNGVGIVHGGAIFALADLAFAVASNSHGQIALGINVSIAYHKGVSSGTLYADAEETAFNPKLATYQIRISNEQDDTLASFQGTVYRKRETLDQIVHSSAHQAQN